A single window of Pieris rapae chromosome 4, ilPieRapa1.1, whole genome shotgun sequence DNA harbors:
- the LOC111002124 gene encoding THO complex subunit 1: MSEKSSFDELRVKYKDVLSKAFSTNNIDLLDSFSKKANESDRKVAMDQAFRDKLLDLLTEASSILENYVNFCIESCRRQMITPTMPVVLLGDIFDALTLNKCEELFTYVENGVNIWREDLFFVACKNNLLRMCNDLLRRLSRSQNTVFCGRILLFLAKFFPFSERSGLNIVSEFNLENVTEFGGDISGTLKDVLDEEMVIDDDKNKLNIDYNLYCRFWSLQEFFRSPNTCYNKIQWKTFVAHSGSVLSAFSSYKLEAIELQKSKLNRLKPVNDVEMEESKEQHYFAKFLTNQKLLELQLSDANFRRCVLIQFLILFQYLTTTVKFKLESQELKSDQSEWVKDTTNLVYKLLGETPPDGKGFVECVKSILKREEHWNNWKNDGCPEFQKPKPAVQTESIDEVRRVKKRRRPVGDVIKEYETQSKHFMGNNELTKLWNQCPDNLAACRTKERDFMPSLEYMLSGGTNSGSGGGWGWRALRLLARRSPHFFVHTNNPIGRLSDYLDDMVKRISREVAASATANTANGDPSAVEDKKPELQEEEMTEEQIETDLIKDGDTDIEQVPDSTDANDEDKPTRTSLTMITDSQLDVLAANLPAWKKLAAKLGYKPDEIEFFETENATDEARAKNMLKLWFDDDEDASVENLLYIMEGLDLVDACEALRNAK; this comes from the exons atgtctgAAAAAAGTAGTTTTGATGAATTACGTGTTAAATATAAG GATGTCCTGTCTAAAGCGTTTTCAACAAATAACATCGACCTTCTTGATTCATTCTCAAAGAAGGCAAACGAAAGCGATCGAAAAGTGGCTATGGACCAAGCGTTCAGAGATAAACTTTTAGATCTACTTACTGAAGCCTCGAGTATACTAGAAAACTACGTGAATTTCTGTATTGAATCATGTAGAAGACAAATGATCACTCCAACGATGCCTGTTGTACTTCTTGGAGATATATTTGATGCCTTAACTCTCAATAAATGCGAAGAACTGTTCACATACGTTGAAAATGGTGTAAACATTTGGCGAGAAGACCTATTTTTTGTTGcatgcaaaaataatttactgagAATGTGCAATGATCTATTACGTCGATTATCTAGATCTCAAAACACTGTATTTTGTGGaagaattttgttatttttggcAAAATTTTTCCCATTTTCTGAGAGATCAGGGTTGAATATAGTTtctgaatttaatttagaaaatgtaACTGAGTTTGGTGGAGATATTTCTGGTACACTCAAGGATGTATTAGACGAAGAAATGGTTATAGATGATGATaagaacaaattaaatattgattataacCTGTACTGCCGATTTTGGAGTTTACAGGAGTTCTTCCGAAGCCCAAACACATGCTATAACAAAATCCAGTGGAAAACATTTGTTGCA CATTCCGGAAGTGTGCTGTCAGCATTTTCTTCATATAAATTAGAAGCAATAGAACTTCAGAAGTCCAAGTTAAATAGACTGAAGCCAGTAAATGATGTTGAAATGGAAGAAAGTAAAGAGCAGCATTACTTTGCCAAATTTCTAACTAACCAGAAGCTTCTAGAACTCCAACTATCAGACGCAAACTTTAGAAGATGTGTactcatacaatttttaattttattccaatATTTAACAACAACAGTGAAGTTTAAACT tgAATCTCAAGAACTGAAATCAGATCAGTCAGAATGGGTTAAGGATACAACTAATctagtttataaattacttgGCGAGACTCCACCAGATGGAAAGGGATTTGTTGAATGTgtcaaaagtatattaaagcGAGAAGAGCACTGGAACAATTGGAAAAATGATGGTTGTCCAG AGTTCCAAAAACCAAAGCCGGCAGTACAAACTGAATCAATCGATGAAGTAAGGCGTGTAAAGAAACGTCGGCGACCCGTTGGGGATGTTATCAAAGAATATGAAACACAAAGCAAACATTTTATGGGAAA cAATGAATTGACAAAATTGTGGAATCAATGTCCGGACAATCTTGCCGCATGTCGTACTAAAGAGAGAGATTTTATGCCTTCTTTGg AGTATATGTTATCTGGTGGAACAAACAGTGGTAGTGGTGGTGGGTGGGGCTGGCGAGCTTTGAGGCTATTAGCTCGGAGATCGCCGCATTTCTTCGTACATACAAATAATCCTATTGGACGGCTATCCGACTATTTGGATGATATG gtaaaaCGTATCTCACGTGAAGTTGCAGCGAGTGCAACTGCTAACACGGCTAATGGAGATCCATCTGCTGTCGAAGATAAGAAACCG GAATTGCAAGAAGAAGAAATGACTGAAGAGCAAATTGAAACAGATCTTATAAAGGATGGAGACACTGATATAGAACAG GTGCCAGATTCAACAGATGCAAATGACGAAGACAAACCAACTAGAACAAGTCTCACAATGATAACCGACTCTCAATTAGACGTATTAGCTGCAAACCTCCCTGCCTGGAAGAAATTAGCTGCAAAACTTGGCTACAAACCCGACGAAATAGAGTTCTTTGAGACAGAGAACGCGACAGATGAAGCAAGAGCCAAAAATATGCTTAAACTGTGgtttgatgatgatgaagatgCATCTGTTGAGAATTTACTCTATATTATGGAGGGTTTGGATTTGGTTGACGCTTGCGAAGCGTTGAGAAACGCTAAATGA
- the LOC111002125 gene encoding MAPK regulated corepressor interacting protein 2 — protein sequence MDRNMRSTYVNSGPRSLPHIGSKRHNGNGHNGPRLSPPAQTTVNIHTNNNNVNNACQHDDLINYIYDSWNKVTRELERGSEEAKYYQELPPRQLANFRPFDLEEWWARRLIQSINRNKHCS from the exons ATGGATCGAAATATGAG atcAACATATGTCAATAGTGGACCAAGGTCTCTACCACATATTGGCAGCAAACGTCACAATGGTAATGGCCATAATGGACCACGACTGAGCCCACCAGCTCAAACTACAGTCAATATACatactaacaataataatgttaataatgcCTGTCAACATGATGAtctcattaattatatttatgattctTGGAATAAG GTGACCCGTGAATTAGAAAGAGGCAGTGAAGAGGCAAAATATTACCAAGAGCTTCCACCTCGGCAGTTGGCTAACTTCAGACCGTTTGATCTAGAAGAATGGTGGGCACGACGACTCATCCAGTCAATTAATAGAAACAAACATTGTTCCTAG